The following proteins come from a genomic window of Nitrospirota bacterium:
- a CDS encoding autotransporter assembly complex family protein, translating to MVKRLPEGTGCIPRAKRSGKRSALTQTSRVLVIVLICLCCFLRIPTPAAGQVEIEISGVSGDVLENVRSALIVPESLQKKGRTHRMWVEYFKKQVDEKVRTALEPYGYYAPEVQSTLDITDSEKYLIKVQVNPGEPVRLTRVSIAVQGPGAQKKSLQEVIAQFPLKKGDILLHGEYEKMKGELKARALETGYLDAEFTDHRILVNRKEASAEIALAMETGPQYFYGITRFEGAPSYEERFLRRYLAYKQGDVLSSVKLRKTQLNLMNSERFSEVVPTPEKEKEKDLQVPVVIKLTQSPSRQLRAGIGYGTDTGARFSVKYTDLNNLKRGYELRSELNVSERLQGVGISYVIPSYRDLNSFTEFKANARNEDVDTYETQVLSVEASRTKSLGRGRSGTVYLRLQHEDSTIASDQEKTFLVMPGVRFSANRYNNLTRPTSGYLYAAEVRGTHKYLGSDTGLLQVILQGSTIVPLPWRCLLYARIQGALTAQDESLRQIPASIRFFTGGDRSVRGYKYQSLGPEDEKGNVIGGKHLLVGSLELERALFSDWGVAVFYDTGNSFNSLSDIQLYQGAGIGVRYYTRIGAIRIDIARQIDVENPKFRLHFSIGIEL from the coding sequence ATGGTGAAGAGACTGCCGGAAGGAACAGGGTGTATTCCCCGTGCCAAACGTTCCGGGAAACGCAGCGCACTGACGCAGACTTCCCGTGTGCTGGTGATCGTTCTGATATGCCTTTGCTGTTTCTTGCGCATACCAACGCCGGCTGCAGGGCAGGTGGAGATCGAGATCAGCGGCGTGAGCGGGGATGTGCTGGAGAATGTCAGGTCGGCGCTTATTGTTCCCGAATCTCTTCAGAAGAAAGGCAGGACACACAGAATGTGGGTGGAGTATTTCAAAAAACAGGTTGATGAGAAAGTCAGGACAGCGCTTGAACCGTATGGCTACTACGCTCCGGAAGTGCAGAGCACGCTTGATATCACAGACAGCGAAAAATATCTCATTAAGGTTCAGGTGAACCCCGGCGAACCGGTGCGGCTTACACGGGTGAGCATTGCGGTCCAGGGCCCCGGGGCACAGAAGAAGTCGTTGCAGGAGGTTATCGCACAATTCCCCCTCAAAAAAGGGGACATCCTTCTGCATGGCGAATACGAGAAGATGAAAGGGGAGCTGAAAGCCCGGGCTCTCGAGACGGGCTATCTCGACGCAGAATTCACTGACCACAGAATCCTTGTCAACCGTAAAGAAGCATCTGCCGAAATTGCACTGGCGATGGAAACAGGGCCCCAGTATTTTTATGGGATTACGAGATTCGAAGGCGCCCCTTCATATGAGGAACGGTTTCTGAGGAGATACCTCGCCTATAAACAGGGCGACGTTCTCTCTTCTGTCAAATTGCGGAAAACGCAGCTCAACCTGATGAATTCCGAACGGTTCAGTGAGGTTGTGCCCACGCCGGAAAAGGAAAAAGAAAAAGACCTCCAGGTACCGGTGGTAATAAAGTTGACCCAATCCCCCAGCAGACAGTTACGGGCGGGAATCGGTTACGGTACTGATACCGGAGCCCGTTTTTCCGTCAAATATACTGACCTCAACAACCTGAAACGGGGGTACGAACTCAGATCGGAGCTGAATGTCTCGGAACGTCTGCAGGGAGTGGGAATCTCCTATGTAATCCCCAGCTACAGAGACCTGAACAGTTTTACCGAGTTCAAGGCCAACGCCCGTAATGAGGATGTTGATACCTATGAGACTCAGGTTCTCTCTGTGGAGGCAAGCCGGACAAAGAGTCTCGGCAGGGGACGATCGGGAACCGTCTATCTCAGGCTGCAGCATGAGGACTCCACCATCGCGTCTGATCAGGAAAAGACATTTCTGGTCATGCCGGGCGTCCGTTTTTCGGCAAACCGCTACAACAACCTGACCCGGCCGACCAGCGGCTATCTCTATGCTGCAGAAGTGCGGGGGACCCATAAATATCTCGGTTCTGATACAGGGCTCCTGCAGGTGATTCTGCAGGGAAGCACCATTGTGCCTCTCCCCTGGCGCTGTTTACTGTATGCGAGAATCCAGGGAGCGCTGACAGCCCAGGATGAATCGCTCCGTCAGATTCCGGCATCAATCCGTTTTTTTACGGGGGGGGACAGGAGCGTCCGGGGGTACAAGTATCAGTCGCTCGGACCGGAAGATGAGAAAGGGAACGTTATCGGCGGAAAGCATCTCCTTGTGGGAAGTCTGGAGCTTGAGCGGGCACTCTTCAGCGACTGGGGAGTCGCAGTGTTCTATGATACGGGGAATTCGTTTAATTCTCTGTCCGACATACAGTTGTATCAGGGCGCAGGAATCGGTGTTCGCTATTATACCCGCATAGGGGCAATCAGAATTGATATCGCACGGCAGATTGATGTGGAGAATCCGAAATTCAGACTGCACTTCAGCATAGGGATTGAGCTGTGA
- a CDS encoding propionyl-CoA synthetase: MGKYNELFRRSIDDPEGFWGEAAEAITWHKKWDRVLDTSNPPFYRWFAGGEMNTCYNALDRHVEAGRGDQTAIIYDSPVTGTIRKISYRDLLDQVSRFAGALKGLGVHKEDTVIIYMPMIPQAAVAMLACARLGAVHSVVFGGFAPHELALRINDAKPKVIISASGAMEVKRLIEYKPMLNKAIELAAHKPDKCIIYQRRLAEAELIPGKDIAWQEFIANAEPAPCVPVQATDPLYILYTSGTTGKPKGVVRDNGGHAVALRWSLENIYDTKPGEVFWAASDVGWVVGHSYIVYGPLITGCTTVLYEGKSVGTPDPGAFWRVISQHGVKTLFTAPTAFRAIKKEDPQGEYIRKYDLSGFRYLFLAGERTDPDTYHWAYNLLQKPVIDHWWQTETGWPITANCMGIESFPIKPGSCTKPVPGYNVQIIDNMGKKLGPKEEGLVVVQHPLPPGTLPTLWNADERFIESYMMIFPGYYFTSDGGFMDEDGYVYIMGRVDDVINVAGHRLSTGSMEEVVAQHEDIAECAVIGAHDTLKGQLPVGLVVLKSGVVRGEEELKKELVQMIRNEIGPVACFKEAVVVARLPKTRSGKILRSTMRKIADAQPYTVPSTIDDPSILGEVEEALRKIGYARKKE, from the coding sequence ATGGGCAAGTACAATGAGTTATTCCGGAGGAGCATTGATGATCCTGAAGGGTTCTGGGGAGAAGCGGCTGAAGCCATTACATGGCACAAAAAATGGGACAGGGTGCTTGATACCTCAAACCCTCCCTTCTACCGCTGGTTCGCCGGCGGAGAAATGAATACCTGCTACAACGCCCTCGACAGGCATGTTGAAGCCGGAAGGGGTGACCAGACCGCCATTATCTACGACAGTCCTGTTACCGGGACAATCAGAAAGATCTCTTACAGGGACCTTCTCGATCAGGTGTCACGTTTTGCCGGTGCCCTGAAGGGACTCGGCGTACACAAAGAAGATACAGTAATCATCTATATGCCCATGATACCTCAGGCAGCGGTAGCCATGCTCGCCTGTGCACGTCTCGGAGCAGTCCACTCAGTTGTGTTTGGCGGGTTTGCACCTCATGAACTTGCCCTCAGGATCAATGATGCAAAGCCCAAGGTCATTATCTCCGCCTCGGGTGCCATGGAGGTAAAGCGGCTCATAGAGTACAAGCCGATGCTGAATAAGGCGATCGAACTCGCGGCCCATAAGCCCGATAAGTGCATTATTTATCAGCGACGACTGGCAGAAGCCGAACTGATCCCCGGAAAGGATATTGCGTGGCAAGAATTCATTGCCAATGCAGAACCTGCCCCGTGCGTGCCGGTGCAGGCAACAGACCCGCTCTATATCCTCTATACATCCGGGACCACAGGGAAACCCAAAGGGGTCGTGCGGGACAACGGCGGCCATGCAGTTGCATTGAGATGGAGCCTGGAGAATATCTATGATACAAAACCCGGTGAGGTCTTCTGGGCTGCCTCAGACGTGGGATGGGTCGTGGGGCATTCATACATAGTGTACGGGCCTCTGATAACCGGATGCACGACAGTATTGTATGAAGGCAAGTCCGTGGGGACGCCTGATCCCGGGGCATTCTGGAGAGTCATTTCCCAGCACGGGGTCAAGACGCTGTTCACTGCCCCGACTGCATTCCGCGCAATCAAGAAGGAAGACCCCCAGGGCGAATACATCAGGAAATACGATCTTTCAGGGTTCCGGTATCTCTTCCTTGCCGGAGAAAGAACAGACCCTGATACCTATCACTGGGCATATAATCTCCTGCAGAAACCGGTTATCGACCACTGGTGGCAGACGGAAACCGGCTGGCCCATAACCGCAAACTGTATGGGGATAGAAAGCTTCCCGATCAAGCCCGGCTCATGTACGAAACCGGTGCCGGGCTATAACGTCCAGATAATCGACAATATGGGCAAGAAACTGGGTCCGAAAGAAGAGGGCCTTGTGGTGGTACAGCATCCGCTGCCCCCCGGCACACTGCCGACGCTCTGGAACGCTGACGAGAGATTCATCGAATCGTACATGATGATATTTCCCGGATACTATTTTACCAGCGATGGCGGCTTTATGGATGAAGACGGGTATGTGTATATCATGGGCAGGGTCGATGACGTCATTAATGTCGCCGGCCACAGACTTTCAACCGGCTCCATGGAAGAAGTCGTAGCCCAGCATGAGGATATTGCTGAGTGCGCGGTTATCGGCGCGCATGATACGCTCAAGGGACAGCTCCCTGTCGGACTGGTCGTCCTGAAGTCAGGGGTTGTCAGAGGGGAAGAGGAACTGAAAAAGGAACTGGTCCAGATGATACGGAACGAGATCGGCCCTGTTGCCTGCTTTAAGGAAGCAGTGGTAGTGGCGAGGCTTCCGAAAACACGCTCGGGCAAGATACTCCGGAGCACCATGAGAAAGATTGCTGATGCCCAGCCGTATACCGTTCCGTCCACCATAGATGACCCCTCCATTCTGGGAGAAGTGGAGGAAGCTCTCCGGAAGATCGGGTATGCCAGAAAAAAAGAGTAA
- a CDS encoding TIGR01212 family radical SAM protein (This family includes YhcC from E. coli K-12, an uncharacterized radical SAM protein.) → MERRYNSFGAYIKKRFGATVYKVNVDAGFTCPNRDGTVGTSGCIYCNNDSFRPNSCRPTLSVRAQIANGIAYIRKRYKAQKYLVYFQPYTNTYAHVDELERLYLQALSDPSVIGLAIGTRPDAVDSEKIALLQSLAEKYFILIEYGMQSMHDRTLEFIRRGHDYNSFLDAIALTKNRGISVGAHIIVGFPTETRDEMFLMADELSCLPIGFLKIHQLQVIKDTPLEIIYRKSPFPVFAYDEYLDFVTEFLERLSPGIVLQRLFATAPDAILIAPRWGKSRQEMLRDIEKTMEDRNTFQGKKLKIPTRA, encoded by the coding sequence ATGGAAAGACGGTATAATTCGTTCGGCGCATATATAAAAAAGCGCTTCGGTGCCACCGTGTACAAGGTGAATGTTGATGCAGGGTTTACCTGTCCCAACAGGGACGGTACTGTGGGAACATCAGGCTGTATTTACTGCAACAATGACAGTTTCAGGCCGAATTCCTGCAGGCCGACTCTTTCGGTGCGTGCACAGATCGCCAACGGCATCGCATACATCCGGAAAAGATACAAGGCACAGAAATATCTTGTGTACTTTCAGCCATATACCAACACGTACGCTCATGTTGACGAACTGGAGCGACTTTACCTCCAGGCTTTGTCAGATCCCTCTGTGATCGGTCTTGCGATAGGGACAAGGCCTGACGCGGTGGACTCCGAAAAGATAGCCCTTCTGCAGTCGCTTGCGGAAAAATATTTTATCCTGATCGAATACGGCATGCAGTCAATGCATGACAGGACCCTCGAATTCATCCGCCGCGGTCACGACTACAATTCATTTCTGGACGCAATAGCACTGACAAAGAACCGGGGGATATCTGTCGGCGCGCACATCATTGTCGGATTTCCCACTGAAACAAGGGATGAGATGTTTTTGATGGCAGATGAACTTTCCTGTCTCCCCATCGGGTTTCTTAAAATACATCAGCTCCAGGTCATTAAAGACACACCTTTGGAAATCATTTACAGGAAAAGCCCTTTCCCTGTGTTTGCATATGATGAATACCTTGATTTTGTGACGGAATTCCTCGAAAGGCTTTCTCCCGGAATAGTCCTCCAGCGGCTTTTTGCGACAGCCCCTGACGCGATCCTTATCGCTCCCAGGTGGGGGAAAAGCAGGCAGGAGATGCTGCGGGATATCGAAAAGACAATGGAGGACAGGAATACCTTTCAGGGCAAAAAGCTGAAAATTCCCACAAGGGCATAA
- a CDS encoding TIGR00725 family protein → MKPLIAVIGGRETEASLLREAEEVGRMIALRGAYLVCGGLGGVMEAASRGAKSAGGLTVGILPQNDAKEANQFVDIPIATGLGIGRNVIIARAADALIAVGGEYGTLSEIAFALQIGKPVAGIRTWDIKGILHAQNADEAVRKVFGLIESQ, encoded by the coding sequence ATGAAACCACTTATTGCAGTGATCGGTGGAAGAGAGACCGAAGCATCACTCCTCAGAGAGGCTGAAGAGGTTGGCAGAATGATTGCTCTGCGGGGAGCGTATCTTGTATGCGGCGGACTGGGGGGAGTAATGGAGGCTGCTTCACGGGGAGCAAAGTCAGCAGGAGGACTGACTGTCGGAATCCTTCCGCAGAACGACGCAAAGGAAGCAAATCAATTCGTAGATATTCCCATCGCAACCGGGCTCGGGATAGGCAGGAATGTCATCATTGCACGCGCTGCAGATGCATTGATTGCGGTCGGCGGCGAATACGGCACTCTTTCAGAGATCGCATTTGCATTGCAGATAGGCAAGCCGGTTGCAGGTATCAGGACATGGGATATTAAGGGGATTCTGCATGCTCAAAATGCTGACGAGGCAGTCAGGAAGGTGTTCGGACTCATCGAATCTCAGTGA